The following coding sequences are from one bacterium SCSIO 12741 window:
- a CDS encoding B12-binding domain-containing radical SAM protein has translation MKVWLTHGYFIGNDPLEQKIMKPYPPLGILYISAYLHQQKIDNKLFDSTFSDRESWWADWTAYQPDVMAIYTNLMTKVQVLALVQEIKKLPEGKRPKIVLGGPDITYNVDNYLAAGADFLVIGEGEQSVTELVQGLESGADLSTIPGLAFKQNGETVQTPARVKIKNLNELPMPNREGIDLDRYLKAWKGRHGYSAINVSTQRGCPYTCKWCSTAVYGQSYRRRDPVQVADEIEFLLERYQPDSIWFVDDVFTVSHKWLEAFYQEVKKRKLVFQYECITRAERMSEDVLHWLKESGCFRVWIGAESGSQKVIDAMDRRVNVSTVQDMLVKTRQKGMETGTFIMLGYPGEEEEDIVQTVKYLKAANPSQFTITKSYPIKGTALYNEIESKLTKVPEWTTSTDRELDFERPYSDKYYHFAVRWVVNEVSSHQEWVKNGPSVAFWKLKGKSLFARTGMRLHKKGDRP, from the coding sequence ATGAAGGTATGGCTTACACATGGATACTTTATTGGTAATGATCCGTTGGAGCAAAAAATCATGAAGCCCTACCCACCATTGGGAATCCTGTATATCTCCGCCTATCTACACCAACAAAAAATTGACAACAAACTATTTGATTCCACCTTCTCCGATCGTGAATCCTGGTGGGCCGATTGGACGGCATACCAACCCGATGTAATGGCCATTTACACCAACCTGATGACCAAAGTTCAGGTGCTGGCTTTGGTTCAGGAGATCAAAAAACTACCTGAGGGTAAAAGACCTAAAATCGTTTTAGGCGGCCCTGATATCACTTACAATGTAGACAACTACCTCGCTGCCGGTGCCGATTTTCTGGTTATTGGTGAAGGCGAGCAAAGTGTAACCGAGTTGGTTCAAGGCCTGGAATCCGGAGCTGATTTATCCACTATTCCGGGTTTGGCTTTTAAGCAGAATGGGGAGACCGTTCAAACCCCTGCTCGGGTCAAAATCAAAAACCTCAATGAATTGCCCATGCCCAATAGGGAGGGTATTGACCTGGATCGTTACCTCAAGGCCTGGAAGGGCAGACATGGTTACAGTGCGATTAACGTAAGTACCCAACGTGGATGTCCTTATACCTGCAAATGGTGTAGCACCGCAGTTTATGGCCAGAGCTATCGTCGACGAGATCCGGTGCAGGTGGCCGATGAGATTGAGTTTCTCTTAGAGCGCTATCAACCCGATTCGATTTGGTTTGTAGACGATGTTTTTACTGTAAGTCACAAGTGGTTGGAGGCTTTCTACCAGGAAGTCAAAAAGAGAAAGTTGGTTTTTCAGTACGAGTGTATTACCCGTGCCGAGCGGATGTCAGAAGATGTGTTACATTGGCTCAAAGAGAGTGGATGTTTCCGCGTATGGATTGGAGCGGAAAGCGGATCTCAGAAAGTGATCGATGCGATGGATCGTCGGGTAAACGTATCCACCGTTCAAGATATGCTGGTGAAAACCCGTCAGAAGGGAATGGAAACCGGAACCTTCATCATGCTCGGCTATCCCGGGGAGGAGGAAGAAGACATTGTTCAAACCGTGAAATACTTGAAAGCGGCGAATCCCAGCCAGTTTACCATCACCAAAAGTTACCCTATTAAAGGGACCGCACTCTATAACGAGATTGAGAGTAAGCTGACCAAGGTTCCGGAATGGACCACCAGTACCGACCGGGAATTGGACTTTGAACGACCTTATTCAGATAAATACTACCATTTTGCCGTAAGGTGGGTGGTCAATGAAGTGAGCTCCCATCAGGAATGGGTAAAAAATGGGCCCAGCGTCGCCTTCTGGAAATTGAAAGGAAAATCCTTGTTTGCCAGAACCGGTATGAGGTTGCATAAAAAGGGCGATCGACCATGA
- a CDS encoding class I SAM-dependent methyltransferase produces MASFDQAAYDYDREFTHTAVGRMQRDRVWHFLQSSLDGQPMKILELNCGTGEDACYLASLGHEVWATDASESMLELAKKKAENQGVEKNLHFQTWDLTQMNALNEKDFDLVFSNFAGLNCLDENRMISLGEELSHIVKPTGKVLAVYLSTHCLWEQYYLRFKGRGKEAKRRATGEAVEVPVSGKFVTTWYYNPNQLEQQWSSHWQVNRIKPIGLFLPPSYLNPFFEKRKGILNGLNALEKSLGTLDNWSNYADHFLMEWEVKR; encoded by the coding sequence ATGGCCTCATTTGATCAAGCCGCATACGATTACGATCGGGAATTTACGCATACCGCAGTTGGTAGAATGCAGCGTGATCGGGTCTGGCATTTTCTGCAATCCAGTTTGGATGGTCAACCCATGAAGATTCTCGAACTCAATTGTGGTACCGGAGAGGATGCTTGTTACCTGGCATCTTTAGGTCATGAGGTATGGGCTACCGATGCGTCCGAATCCATGCTTGAATTGGCGAAAAAGAAGGCCGAAAATCAAGGTGTGGAAAAGAACCTTCATTTTCAGACCTGGGATTTGACCCAAATGAATGCTCTAAACGAAAAGGATTTTGACCTGGTCTTTTCCAATTTTGCCGGACTCAACTGTTTGGATGAGAATCGGATGATTTCATTGGGAGAGGAGCTTTCTCATATCGTTAAGCCAACAGGTAAAGTATTGGCCGTATATCTATCCACTCATTGTTTGTGGGAACAGTATTACCTCAGGTTTAAGGGCCGGGGAAAAGAAGCAAAACGAAGAGCTACAGGCGAAGCCGTAGAAGTTCCTGTTTCCGGAAAGTTTGTGACCACCTGGTATTACAATCCGAACCAATTGGAGCAACAGTGGTCTTCTCACTGGCAGGTAAATAGAATCAAACCAATCGGGTTATTTTTGCCACCATCTTACTTGAATCCCTTTTTCGAAAAAAGAAAGGGAATTCTTAATGGTTTAAACGCACTGGAAAAAAGCTTGGGAACGCTCGATAACTGGTCAAACTACGCCGATCATTTTTTAATGGAATGGGAGGTGAAGCGATGA
- a CDS encoding B12-binding domain-containing radical SAM protein — protein sequence MSRILFSHSYYYQLDPKQWKKQQPYPPLGTLFAASYMRELGHEVDLFDTNLVEGPGEIVGQIDSFKPDYLALYDDGFNYLTKMCLTNMREAAFEMIKTGRDKGCTVIVSSSDSTDHYEKYLEAGAHYVLLGEAELTLKELVEYLDEGKPVNQVLGLAYRDDHEIRTTRRRPVLKDLDDLPQPAWDLIDIQPYKDIWKAGNGYFSLNLATTRGCPFKCNWCAKPIYGNRYHSRSPERVVEEIAWVTEHFQPDHYWMSDDIFGLKPGWVQEFNRLLKEKGLSIQYTIQSRVDLLLKEDTIDALAESGLHEVWVGAESGSQKILDAMDKGTQVEQIGEATKLLHEKGVRVAFFLQFGYPGETRQDIRMTIDMVKELVPDNIGVSVSYPLPGTPFYDRVKEELSQKANWTDSDDLDLMFSNTYPKEFYRKLQRYVHKVLRREQGLNQLKGIAQSGKKPKFAIRPIMALPYYIPAAAWDKHQLNQY from the coding sequence ATGAGTCGGATTCTATTTTCTCATTCGTATTACTACCAGCTGGACCCGAAGCAATGGAAAAAGCAACAACCTTACCCGCCGTTGGGAACCCTTTTTGCGGCATCTTATATGCGTGAATTGGGTCACGAGGTAGACCTGTTTGATACCAATCTGGTAGAAGGCCCTGGCGAAATTGTGGGGCAAATAGATTCCTTCAAACCAGACTACCTGGCGCTGTATGACGATGGGTTTAATTACCTAACGAAAATGTGCTTGACCAACATGCGGGAAGCTGCATTTGAAATGATCAAAACAGGCCGGGATAAAGGCTGTACTGTAATAGTTTCCAGTTCAGATTCCACCGATCATTACGAAAAGTATTTGGAGGCTGGCGCTCATTATGTATTGTTAGGAGAGGCCGAACTTACGCTCAAGGAATTGGTCGAATACCTGGATGAGGGTAAGCCTGTGAATCAGGTTTTGGGATTGGCCTATAGAGATGATCATGAGATTCGAACCACGAGACGTCGACCTGTTCTAAAAGACCTGGATGACCTGCCGCAACCCGCTTGGGATCTTATCGATATTCAACCCTACAAAGACATTTGGAAAGCCGGTAACGGTTACTTCTCCTTAAACCTGGCGACCACACGGGGCTGCCCATTTAAATGTAACTGGTGTGCAAAGCCCATTTATGGCAACCGCTACCATTCTCGCTCTCCGGAGCGAGTAGTGGAAGAAATTGCTTGGGTAACCGAACATTTTCAACCCGATCATTATTGGATGAGCGACGATATTTTCGGTCTCAAGCCAGGTTGGGTTCAGGAGTTTAATCGACTACTCAAGGAAAAAGGATTAAGCATTCAATACACCATTCAATCGCGGGTAGATCTGTTACTAAAAGAAGATACTATCGATGCATTGGCCGAATCCGGATTGCATGAGGTTTGGGTAGGGGCCGAGTCGGGTTCTCAAAAAATTCTGGATGCCATGGACAAAGGGACTCAGGTGGAACAAATTGGTGAAGCGACCAAGCTGTTGCATGAAAAGGGAGTGCGCGTTGCTTTCTTTTTGCAGTTTGGATATCCGGGAGAAACCCGCCAAGATATTCGAATGACCATTGACATGGTGAAGGAATTGGTACCCGATAATATTGGAGTTTCTGTTTCCTACCCTTTACCGGGAACACCTTTTTACGACCGCGTCAAAGAGGAGCTGAGCCAAAAGGCCAATTGGACCGATTCTGATGATTTGGATCTGATGTTTTCCAATACCTACCCCAAGGAGTTTTACCGAAAACTGCAGCGCTACGTTCACAAGGTACTTCGTCGCGAACAAGGTTTGAATCAACTCAAAGGAATCGCTCAATCGGGTAAGAAGCCAAAGTTCGCAATACGTCCGATCATGGCTTTGCCTTATTACATCCCGGCTGCCGCTTGGGACAAACATCAGCTTAATCAGTATTAG
- a CDS encoding nucleotidyltransferase domain-containing protein — translation MRIEELTDTGIMSDIVRSLLYYDIFDYPLTREELKDNCKLEPAQVESQFEATLDRLVEQGLIYPLGEFFSVHNNPALAERRRQGNDRAREYMKIASERSQFIMNFPFVKAVYLSGSISKNFMPEDGDIDYFVITEPKRLWIARTLLIMYKKIFLLNSRKFFCLNYFIDTRNLQIEEKNLFTATELLTLVPMCDSGCYPEFMEANQWARELYPNFPLRQVEHNVGSQKPWWSAGMKWVLSGFLGEWMDGFFMRLTMNRWKQKFGHFNSGDFDVAMKSRSYVSKHHPRNFQKRVMDAFAEKVVEFEKINQVSLKES, via the coding sequence TTGCGAATAGAAGAATTGACAGATACCGGAATAATGTCGGATATCGTGAGGTCCTTGTTGTACTACGATATTTTTGACTACCCTTTGACCAGAGAGGAGCTCAAAGACAATTGTAAATTGGAACCAGCCCAGGTGGAAAGCCAGTTTGAAGCTACCCTGGATAGGTTGGTTGAGCAAGGTTTGATTTATCCTTTAGGGGAGTTTTTCTCAGTCCACAACAATCCTGCATTAGCAGAGCGGCGGCGCCAGGGAAATGATCGAGCCAGAGAGTACATGAAGATTGCTTCGGAACGCTCGCAGTTTATCATGAATTTCCCTTTTGTAAAGGCTGTTTATCTATCCGGATCCATTTCTAAAAACTTTATGCCCGAAGATGGGGATATCGATTATTTCGTGATCACCGAACCGAAGCGACTTTGGATTGCTCGCACCCTGTTGATCATGTACAAGAAGATCTTTCTTTTGAATTCCCGTAAGTTCTTTTGCCTCAATTATTTTATTGACACAAGGAACCTGCAGATTGAAGAAAAAAACCTGTTCACTGCTACTGAGTTATTGACCTTGGTGCCCATGTGTGATTCGGGTTGTTACCCTGAATTTATGGAGGCCAACCAATGGGCTCGTGAACTTTATCCCAATTTTCCCCTTCGTCAGGTTGAGCACAATGTTGGGAGCCAAAAGCCCTGGTGGTCTGCTGGAATGAAGTGGGTATTAAGTGGATTTTTAGGAGAGTGGATGGATGGTTTCTTCATGCGTTTGACCATGAACAGATGGAAGCAGAAATTCGGCCATTTTAATAGTGGCGATTTTGACGTAGCGATGAAAAGTAGATCCTATGTGTCTAAACACCATCCGCGTAATTTCCAAAAGAGAGTGATGGATGCCTTTGCAGAAAAGGTGGTTGAATTCGAAAAAATAAATCAAGTTTCGTTGAAGGAGTCATGA
- a CDS encoding threonylcarbamoyl-AMP synthase → MAEYLRINADEPRSEDVLKVVDCLRNGGVIIYPTDTVYGLGCDVTNAKAVERVAQIKGIKLKDAKFAIIVYDLSHLSDFAKVDTPVFKMMKKNLPGAFTFILNATNNVPKLFKNKKKDIGLRIPDHAVPREIVRELGNPIVTTSVVDDDEILEYTTDPDLIYEGFKDKVDLVIDGGYGNNIPSTIVNCTTGEPEILRQGLGELE, encoded by the coding sequence ATGGCTGAATACCTTAGAATTAATGCCGACGAGCCTCGATCAGAAGATGTGCTCAAAGTGGTGGATTGCCTGCGAAACGGCGGGGTGATCATTTATCCTACTGATACCGTGTATGGTCTGGGGTGTGATGTGACCAATGCCAAGGCCGTTGAGCGTGTTGCTCAAATCAAGGGAATTAAATTGAAGGATGCCAAGTTCGCCATTATCGTTTATGACCTGAGCCATTTATCTGATTTTGCCAAAGTGGATACACCCGTATTTAAGATGATGAAAAAGAACCTACCCGGTGCCTTTACTTTCATTTTGAATGCCACCAACAATGTGCCTAAGTTGTTCAAGAACAAAAAGAAGGACATTGGTTTGCGGATACCCGATCATGCCGTGCCTCGGGAAATTGTTCGTGAACTGGGAAATCCCATTGTAACCACCTCCGTTGTAGATGATGATGAGATTCTGGAATACACTACAGATCCTGATTTGATCTATGAGGGTTTTAAGGATAAAGTGGACCTGGTGATCGATGGAGGGTATGGAAATAACATTCCTTCTACTATTGTGAATTGCACCACTGGTGAGCCTGAGATCCTTCGTCAAGGATTGGGTGAGTTGGAGTAA
- a CDS encoding PhoH family protein — MAIRKSTSKQRKIFVLDTSVILYDHSAVRSFQDNDVAIPITVLEELDNFKKGNDIKNYEAREFIRFVDGLAGKSILKDWIKVGGARGGRFKVVMQNGGPKTMDANKIFAEKKADHHILNAAITLQETEKDSKVILVTKDINLRLKAKSVGLPAEDYETGKVEDIDKLYTGKTTKEGVKKELIDELFRNGEVHYSKLYKRRPTNNHYYILKSGKSSILAFFNSESGMFERVEKRGMYGIKPRNAEQTFAIHAMTHPGIKLVTLQGVAGTGKTLLALSSAIEQARSFKQILLARPIVPLSNKDIGYLPGDIKSKLNPYMEPLWDNLKFVKNQFKETDKNYKKIEDMVNKEKLLVTPLAYIRGRSLSDVIFIVDESQNLTPHEIKTIITRAGENTKIIFTGDVHQIDSPYLDSQSNGLSYLIDRLKGSELFAHITLEKGERSELANLANELL, encoded by the coding sequence ATGGCAATACGTAAAAGCACCTCCAAACAACGCAAGATCTTTGTGTTGGACACTTCCGTTATTCTCTACGACCACAGTGCAGTAAGATCCTTTCAGGATAATGATGTGGCCATTCCCATTACGGTTCTGGAAGAACTGGACAATTTTAAGAAGGGTAACGACATTAAAAACTACGAAGCTCGAGAGTTTATTCGCTTTGTAGATGGTTTAGCCGGAAAATCCATTCTTAAAGATTGGATCAAAGTAGGAGGAGCTCGTGGCGGAAGGTTTAAGGTGGTGATGCAGAACGGTGGTCCTAAGACTATGGATGCCAACAAGATTTTTGCCGAGAAAAAGGCGGATCACCATATTTTGAATGCCGCCATTACGCTGCAAGAGACCGAGAAGGATTCCAAAGTTATCCTCGTAACCAAAGACATAAACCTACGGCTCAAGGCCAAATCGGTTGGACTACCTGCGGAGGATTATGAAACCGGTAAGGTTGAGGATATCGATAAACTCTACACGGGAAAAACAACCAAGGAAGGGGTTAAAAAGGAATTGATCGATGAATTGTTTCGGAATGGAGAAGTTCACTACTCCAAATTGTACAAGCGGAGGCCTACCAATAATCACTATTACATTTTAAAGAGCGGGAAATCTTCCATTCTCGCCTTCTTTAATAGTGAGTCGGGTATGTTTGAGCGGGTAGAAAAACGGGGGATGTATGGAATCAAACCACGCAATGCTGAGCAAACCTTTGCCATTCATGCCATGACTCACCCGGGTATCAAGTTGGTAACCTTACAAGGTGTGGCCGGTACTGGGAAAACCTTGTTGGCGCTTTCTTCGGCCATCGAGCAGGCACGTTCTTTTAAACAGATTTTATTGGCCAGACCCATTGTTCCGTTGAGTAATAAGGATATTGGTTACCTGCCGGGAGATATTAAGTCGAAGTTGAATCCTTACATGGAGCCTCTGTGGGACAACCTCAAGTTTGTCAAAAACCAGTTTAAGGAAACCGATAAAAACTACAAGAAGATCGAAGATATGGTCAACAAGGAGAAACTCTTGGTTACTCCATTGGCTTACATTCGCGGCCGGAGTTTATCCGATGTGATCTTTATTGTGGATGAGTCGCAAAACCTGACTCCTCATGAAATTAAGACCATTATAACCCGGGCCGGTGAAAACACAAAAATTATCTTTACCGGTGACGTTCATCAGATTGATTCTCCCTACCTCGATTCTCAGTCAAACGGGCTGTCCTATTTGATCGATCGCTTGAAGGGAAGTGAGTTGTTTGCTCACATTACCTTGGAAAAAGGAGAGCGCTCGGAGCTGGCCAATTTGGCGAACGAATTGTTGTAA
- a CDS encoding HAMP domain-containing histidine kinase translates to MNKRRNPTFWLYVLGIYILIQFFWWAWLLIDQGQTIITLSTNDPGEMIRRTLMIIGEGAVFLIMLVFGFYKVRSSLKREMELAKRQKNFLLSVTHELNSPLSSIKLSLETLIKRDLEKSKRDRISENALQETERLKELVNNILTSARLEEGKIQLQLLNENASELAQRAVNEFTTRFGENRMKSRITPGILIRVDQVAFRTVVENLLENAFKYNRDNGLVTLSLSSNGDLAVLEISDEGPGISEDNAERIYQQFYREQNEETRHTIGTGLGLYIVKNLVELHHGSISHQKNKNIGTTFRVEIPLSHA, encoded by the coding sequence GTGAATAAGAGACGAAATCCAACGTTTTGGCTCTATGTATTAGGAATTTACATCCTGATCCAATTTTTCTGGTGGGCCTGGTTGTTAATTGATCAGGGTCAGACCATTATCACCCTATCTACAAATGATCCGGGTGAAATGATTCGGCGCACCCTAATGATCATTGGCGAAGGAGCTGTTTTTCTAATCATGTTGGTTTTTGGTTTCTACAAAGTTCGGTCCTCGCTCAAGCGGGAAATGGAATTGGCCAAGCGTCAGAAAAACTTCCTGCTCTCTGTCACTCATGAGCTTAACTCTCCTCTTTCATCAATTAAGCTTTCCCTGGAAACCTTGATCAAACGAGATCTGGAAAAGTCGAAAAGAGATCGGATCTCGGAGAATGCTCTCCAGGAAACGGAGCGACTCAAAGAACTGGTCAACAACATCCTTACCTCTGCCCGGTTGGAAGAAGGAAAAATTCAACTTCAACTCCTAAACGAAAACGCATCCGAGCTGGCTCAACGGGCAGTCAATGAGTTTACCACCCGCTTTGGAGAAAACCGCATGAAAAGTCGGATCACACCCGGTATTTTGATACGCGTAGATCAGGTGGCCTTTAGAACGGTAGTTGAAAATCTTCTTGAAAATGCCTTCAAATACAACCGCGACAACGGATTGGTGACCCTATCTCTTTCTTCCAACGGCGATCTGGCTGTTCTGGAAATATCTGATGAAGGTCCCGGAATTTCAGAGGATAACGCAGAACGCATTTACCAACAATTCTACCGTGAACAAAATGAAGAAACCCGCCACACAATTGGCACGGGATTGGGATTGTACATTGTAAAAAATCTGGTAGAATTGCACCATGGAAGTATTTCCCATCAAAAAAATAAAAATATCGGAACCACGTTTCGAGTTGAAATCCCCCTTTCGCATGCTTAA
- a CDS encoding LEA type 2 family protein produces MLKYIMPFVLLATLMTSCIDYEEVRLVSVNETDLERITPEGVVIRVKATVDNPNEYKISLNTKDLKVYLNGKYLGVANLRDKIQLKPKKVDEYEFYMVSEIPADGNIDIGTLAQGTLMGSLRLKVEGKIQAKAKGITRSIDVSFDRNLTM; encoded by the coding sequence ATGCTTAAGTACATTATGCCCTTTGTTCTCCTTGCTACCTTGATGACTTCTTGTATCGACTATGAAGAGGTCCGCCTGGTTTCTGTAAATGAAACGGATCTGGAACGCATTACGCCGGAAGGAGTGGTTATTCGAGTAAAAGCCACGGTGGATAATCCGAATGAGTACAAAATCTCACTCAATACCAAGGACCTTAAGGTGTATCTAAATGGGAAATACCTGGGCGTGGCTAATCTTCGAGACAAGATTCAATTGAAACCCAAAAAAGTAGATGAATACGAATTCTACATGGTGTCTGAAATACCAGCAGATGGCAACATCGACATTGGCACGCTGGCTCAGGGCACTTTGATGGGTTCTCTCCGCCTTAAGGTAGAGGGAAAAATACAAGCCAAAGCCAAAGGAATCACCCGATCCATCGACGTTTCCTTCGATCGAAATCTAACGATGTAA
- a CDS encoding thioredoxin domain-containing protein yields MEDSESNHLHTNRLINETSPYLLQHAHNPVDWYPWGEEALNKAQQENKLLLVSIGYSACHWCHVMERESFEDTAVARYMNEHFVCIKIDREERPDIDQVYMSAVQLMTGSGGWPLNCFALPDGRPVFGGTYFNPTQWMQTMGQIHKAYTEDREKVMEYADRLTQGVKHSDLLDINPMPVDFQKDTVIAMTSKWKHRFDPKEGGPNRAPKFPIPNNYSYLLQYGTLFLDKEVLDHVELTLDKMAYGGIYDQIGGGFARYSTDVDWKVPHFEKMLYDNGQLLSLYSEGYQRFKKPLYKDIAYQTAEYIDREMTAKNGAFYSALDADSEGEEGKFYIWTELELKEVLGEDFELAKEFYQVGKKGRWEHGTNILVRDEKSERAILRKWEISEDELKTRIEAINSKLMERRDTRIRPGLDDKTLTSWNALTISGLVDAHLAFGDEATFLKPALKNAEFIWNTQRKSDGGLNHSFKEGRSTINGYLEDYCFTIQAYIKLYEATFDEKWLERSKDLADYAIEHFYDSQRGMFYFTSDLDPDLIARKMENSDNVIPASNSSMARNLFLLGHYFDNKAYSNMAETMLNNVAPHMTGYGSGYSNWGILYLQQTFPFYEIAISGSDAREKSLELNQKYIPNKMFIGSKKDSHLPLLENKYVEGETYIYVCVNKACQLPVTEAGEALKQINF; encoded by the coding sequence ATGGAAGATTCGGAAAGCAACCACCTCCATACTAACCGACTCATTAATGAAACCAGCCCCTACTTACTACAACATGCTCATAACCCGGTAGATTGGTACCCTTGGGGCGAGGAAGCTCTCAACAAGGCCCAACAGGAAAATAAGCTTCTTTTGGTAAGTATTGGCTATTCAGCTTGCCATTGGTGCCATGTGATGGAGCGAGAGTCTTTTGAAGATACGGCGGTAGCTCGATACATGAACGAACACTTCGTCTGCATCAAAATCGATCGCGAAGAACGACCCGATATCGATCAGGTATACATGAGCGCAGTTCAGCTGATGACTGGAAGCGGAGGATGGCCTCTCAATTGTTTTGCCCTGCCTGATGGACGTCCTGTTTTTGGGGGAACCTATTTCAACCCCACACAATGGATGCAGACCATGGGTCAAATTCACAAAGCCTACACCGAAGACCGCGAAAAAGTAATGGAATATGCGGATCGCTTAACTCAAGGGGTCAAGCACTCTGATCTACTGGACATCAACCCGATGCCGGTAGACTTCCAAAAAGATACAGTAATTGCCATGACATCGAAATGGAAGCACCGTTTCGATCCCAAAGAAGGAGGCCCCAATCGGGCACCTAAGTTCCCGATTCCGAACAACTATTCCTACCTGCTTCAATATGGAACACTTTTCCTTGACAAGGAGGTGTTGGACCATGTTGAGCTTACCTTGGATAAAATGGCCTATGGTGGTATCTACGATCAAATTGGAGGCGGATTTGCCCGCTACTCAACAGACGTAGACTGGAAGGTTCCCCACTTTGAAAAAATGCTTTACGATAATGGTCAGTTACTTTCCTTGTATTCGGAAGGTTATCAGCGTTTCAAGAAACCATTATATAAAGACATTGCTTACCAAACGGCCGAGTACATCGACCGTGAAATGACGGCTAAAAACGGCGCTTTCTATTCGGCCTTGGATGCAGATAGTGAAGGAGAAGAAGGGAAGTTTTATATCTGGACCGAATTGGAACTGAAAGAGGTTCTTGGTGAAGATTTTGAACTGGCCAAAGAGTTTTATCAGGTCGGTAAAAAAGGACGTTGGGAACATGGAACCAACATCTTGGTTCGGGATGAAAAATCGGAACGAGCTATTCTCAGAAAATGGGAAATTTCAGAGGACGAGTTAAAGACTCGAATCGAAGCCATCAATTCTAAATTGATGGAAAGAAGAGACACCCGAATTCGTCCAGGTTTGGATGACAAAACGCTCACTTCCTGGAATGCTTTGACCATTTCTGGATTGGTAGATGCCCACCTGGCTTTTGGCGATGAGGCTACTTTCCTAAAGCCTGCTCTAAAAAACGCAGAGTTTATCTGGAACACCCAAAGAAAAAGTGACGGAGGGCTAAACCACAGTTTCAAAGAAGGGCGTTCTACCATCAATGGTTACCTCGAAGATTACTGTTTCACCATTCAAGCCTACATCAAACTCTACGAAGCTACCTTTGATGAAAAATGGCTGGAGCGTTCAAAAGATCTGGCCGATTATGCCATCGAACATTTTTATGATAGTCAGAGAGGCATGTTTTATTTCACTTCTGACCTAGACCCCGATTTGATTGCTCGTAAAATGGAGAATTCAGATAACGTGATTCCTGCCTCCAACTCCTCCATGGCCCGAAACTTGTTTTTGTTGGGACATTATTTTGACAACAAAGCCTACTCGAATATGGCGGAAACCATGCTCAATAATGTTGCTCCACATATGACGGGTTACGGTTCAGGATACTCGAACTGGGGAATACTCTACCTTCAACAGACATTTCCTTTTTATGAAATCGCCATTTCTGGATCTGACGCCCGGGAAAAATCGCTTGAATTGAACCAGAAATATATTCCGAATAAAATGTTCATTGGCTCGAAAAAAGACAGCCATCTTCCGCTCCTGGAGAATAAATATGTAGAGGGGGAAACCTATATCTACGTTTGTGTAAATAAAGCCTGTCAACTTCCGGTTACTGAGGCAGGAGAAGCATTAAAACAGATCAACTTTTAG